The sequence GGTCTGATATGCGTTGAGCACTTCTTCGGCCTGCGCTTCCTCACCTAGCGCGTCGGCGGCCAGGAGGAAGTTCTCCTTCCACGGGAAGCCGGGACGGATACTGAACACCGTCGGTGCGATCGAGGAGAGCTGCGGGTAGAGCTTGTCGGCCCGCAGCTTGCTGCCGAGGATCAGATCGGGCTGCAATGCGGTGATCGCTTCGATGTTCAGGTTGTTGGTCGTTCCCACGTCGGGCACACCCGCCAGCTTGTCGGCCAGATACGACGGCTGACCCGCCGCGCTCTCCGGACTCGCCAATCCCACGGGCGTGATTCCCAGCGACAGGACGTCGTCGAGTTCGCCGCCGTCGAGGACCACGACCCGTTCCGGCTTCTTCTCGATGACCGTCTCGCCCAGTGCGTGCGTGACGGTGCGCGGGAATGCGCCCTGTTCGGCATCACTACCCAGTTTGGCGGTCTCCTCGTCAGCGGTGGCGAACAGCCGTCCGCCGGTGGCGACGTCGGTATTGCCGGAACTGGACCCGGTGTCGGTGGTGCCGCAGGCGGCGAGAAAGACGGTGGCCAGGGCGACGAGCCCGGCCTTCAGGGGAGACCTCGTAGACATGAGGGCAGGCTAGCCTACCGACTTGGCGGCCGGCGTCCGGGAGTCGTTGGCCCCGGGTCCGGGAAAGAGAAAGACCCCCTCCGCCTGAGCGGAAGGGGTCTCACATCAATCCCACACTGTCGGGGTGGCGGGATTTGAACCCACGACCTCTTCGTCCCGAACGAAGCGCGCTACCAAGCTGCGCCACACCCCGTGTCGAACCTCGGCTAGCTTACAGCACAGAGTCAGCCGCGATTAAATCCGCAGTTCAGCGGCGTATAACCGAGCTTTCCGACGGCTGCGTCCGGCCTTCGCCTGCACCGCTGTCCGACCCGCCACGCTTGGCAGGTACCAACGTCAGCAGCGTCGCCTCGGGACGGCAGCAGAAGCGGGCCGGAGCCCACGGCGACGTGCCGATACCAGCGGACACGTGCAATCGGGTGTGGGCACCCCACTTCGACGGACCCTTGACCCGAGAACGGTCGATCTGGCAATTGGTGACCAGTGCCCCGTAGAACGGCAGACACAGCTGACCGCCGTGGGTGTGACCCGCCAGCACCAGGTCGTACCCGTCGTCCGCGAACCGGTCGAGCACCCGCGGTTCGGGGGAGTGGGTGAGGCCCAGACGTAGATCCGCCAACGGATTCGGCGGCCCGGCGATGGTGTCGTAACGGTCGCGTTGCAAGTGGGGATCGTCCACCCCGGCCGACGCGATCCGGACCCCCGACACCTCGAGGTCGCGGCGCACGTGTGTGACGTCGAACCAACCCCGCTCGGTGAAGGCAGCGCGGAGATCGCCCCACGGCAAGGGGTCACCCAAGACGCGCTTGTGCTCCCTGCGGAAGTACTTCATCGGATTCTTCGGCTTGGGCGCGAAGTAGTCGTTGCTGCCGAACACGAACAGGCCCGGGCGTGCGAGCAGATTCCCCAGCGCCTGGACCACCGCGGGGACGGCCCGCTGATGGGACAGATTGTCTCCGGTGTTCACCACCAGGTCGGGTTCGAGGTTGTCCAGCTCACGCAGCCAGTTCTGCTTCAGGCGCTGTCCGGGCATCATGTGCAGGTCGCTGATGTGTAGCACCCGCAGTGTGGACGACCCGGGCGCCAGCACCGGCATCGTTACCTCACGGAGCGCAAACGCGTTGCGTTCGATGAGGGAGGCGTAGCCGACACCGAGGGCGGCGGCGCCCGCTGTACCCAGCGCGGCACGGGTCAGGGTGGTGCGGAACTCGTTGGACACCCTTTCAGGATACGGGTGCGTGCGATCGAGGTGCAGGGTACAAAGTGATGCTCCGCATTCCCGTGCGTGGGACGCGGCATTCTCGTGCGTGCGAGCGCGTAGCGTTTCGGCCATGCCAGATTCACTGAAAGCAAGACTGCGCTCCGACATGACGGCCGCCATGAAGGCGAAGGATTCGCTGCGCACCGCCACTATTCGCATGCTCATGGCCGCCGTGCAGACCGAGGAGGTCTCCGGCAAGGAAGCCCGTGAACTCACCGACGACGAGGTGCTGAAGGTCCTCGCGAAGGAGTCGAAGAAGCGCGGAGAGTCCGCCGAGATCTACACCGAGAACGGCCGCGGGGAACTGGCGGCGCAGGAACGCGCCGAGGCCCAGATCATCGACGAATACCTGCCGACCCCGCTCAACGACGCGGAACTCGTGGACGTCGTCGACACGGCCATCGCTCAGGTGGCGGAGGAGATCGGGGAGCGCCCCGGCATACGCCAGATGGGTCAGGTCATGAAGGCGGCCACCGCACTCGCCGGCGGCAAGGCCGATGGCTCGAGGTTGTCCCACGCCGTCAAGTCGCGCCTCTGAACCTACGTGCGTGGGAAGTGTGTGCGCACTTCCCACGCACGCATGGTCAGCGCGGTATGGGCGGCAGCTGAATCGGCGGCAGGCCGGGCAACTGGATGGGCGGTAGGGGGATGCCCTGCCCGGGTACCTGCTGCGGCGCCGCCCGCACCGATCCGTCGCTGACATAGATCGTGATGGTCGAACCGGGGATGGCCGATCCGGAGGGCGAGGCGCCCGTCACCGTTCCCTTGGCCGCCTGAGCCTGCGTGGTCACGGCGTTGACGGTGAAGCCTGCTGCCTGCAGCCGCGAGGTGGCGGCCGACTGGCTGAGTCCGACGACATCCGGAACCTGGCCGTTCTGGGATCCCCGCACATATTTCTGGTCGACCGGCGGCAGGGTCGTCGGGCCGAAGTTGTTGACGATCGGGTTCATTGCCGCGTACCACGTGCGGGCCGGTTCGTTACCACCGAAGAGGTTGCCGTCACCGCAGGGACGCAGCGGGCTCGAGCAGATCTCGCCCGGTGTAGGGGAGTCACCGAACACGTACACGGCTGCCGCGAGGTTGTTGGTGAACCCGAGGAAGCCCGAGGACATGTGCGATTCCGTGGTGCCGGTCTTACCCGCCATAGGGAGCGTCCAGCCGACGCTGCCCGCCGCGGCGGCAGAGGTGCCACCGGGCTTGTCGTCCTTGCTCATCGCGTTGGTGAGGGTATCGGCCAGTCCTGGCTCCACGACTTGCTCACAGGCCTGCTGGGTCACCGAAACGGGCTTGCCTTCGCGGTCGAACACCGAGTCGATCGGGGTGGGCGGGCACCACTTGCCGTGCGAGGCGAGCGTCGCGGCGACATTCGACAGTTCGAGGGGGTTGATCCAGGTGGGCCCGAGGGTGAACGACCCCAGATTCTGATCCTTCTGGAAATCGGCCATGCTGCGCTCGTCGAAGCCGGAAGTGCCGGGCTGGGCGTAGGAGCGCAATCCCAGACGCACCGCCATGTCGACGGTCGGGGCAACGCCGGTGGCCTGGATCAACTTCACGAACGCCGTGTTCGGCGACTGCGCCAGCGCATCGGTCACCGACAGTGCCGCCGGATACCGGCCCGCATTCTCGACGCAGTAGGTGGCCGCAGGGCACCCTCGGGCGCCACCGCTACCCATGCCGCGGGCCTCGAATCGACCGGGAACGTCCAGGACGGCACTGGTGCCGAGGCCCTTCTCCATGGCGGCGGCCGTCGTGAAGATCTTGAAGATCGATCCGGCGCCGTGACCGGCCAGTGAGTACGGCTGCGCCTGGACGGTCTCACTGGCGTTGGCGTCGAGCCCGTAGGTGCGGCTACTGCCCATTGCCAGGATCCGATGCGAGTCCTGTCCGGGCTGGACGACGTTCATCACGTTGGCGATGCCGTCGAGGTTCGGCCTGGCATTCGCGGTGAGCGCTGCCTTGGTCGACGCCTGCACGGCCGGGTCGAGCGTGGTCTTGATCAGGTAGCCGCCCTTGTCGATCTGCTCGCGACTGATTCCGGCGTTGGCCAGATACTGCAGGGCGTAATCGCAGAAGAAGCCGCGATCACCCGCGGCGATGCATCCCCGCGGCAACCGGTTGGGCTCGGGCAGCACCCCGAGTGGGGTCTCCTTGAGGGCCCGGAACTCCGAGGCGCGGTCGGGGATGTTGGCAATCATCGTGTCGAGGACGACGTTGCGGCGCTCGAGCACGCCCTCCGGATTGGTGTACGGGTTGAGCGCCGAG comes from Rhodococcus oxybenzonivorans and encodes:
- a CDS encoding ABC transporter substrate-binding protein, producing the protein MSTRSPLKAGLVALATVFLAACGTTDTGSSSGNTDVATGGRLFATADEETAKLGSDAEQGAFPRTVTHALGETVIEKKPERVVVLDGGELDDVLSLGITPVGLASPESAAGQPSYLADKLAGVPDVGTTNNLNIEAITALQPDLILGSKLRADKLYPQLSSIAPTVFSIRPGFPWKENFLLAADALGEEAQAEEVLNAYQTRAGEVRDAITGEPTISLVRFMSGKIRLYGNLSFIGVILEDVGLPRPQVQDVDELAVEVSQETISQADGDRIFYSSYGAPETTDESAVVGGPLWNQLQAVKDGHAVHVSDETWFLALGPTGAMLVLDDLEKMLAA
- a CDS encoding metallophosphoesterase; this translates as MSNEFRTTLTRAALGTAGAAALGVGYASLIERNAFALREVTMPVLAPGSSTLRVLHISDLHMMPGQRLKQNWLRELDNLEPDLVVNTGDNLSHQRAVPAVVQALGNLLARPGLFVFGSNDYFAPKPKNPMKYFRREHKRVLGDPLPWGDLRAAFTERGWFDVTHVRRDLEVSGVRIASAGVDDPHLQRDRYDTIAGPPNPLADLRLGLTHSPEPRVLDRFADDGYDLVLAGHTHGGQLCLPFYGALVTNCQIDRSRVKGPSKWGAHTRLHVSAGIGTSPWAPARFCCRPEATLLTLVPAKRGGSDSGAGEGRTQPSESSVIRR
- a CDS encoding GatB/YqeY domain-containing protein, coding for MPDSLKARLRSDMTAAMKAKDSLRTATIRMLMAAVQTEEVSGKEARELTDDEVLKVLAKESKKRGESAEIYTENGRGELAAQERAEAQIIDEYLPTPLNDAELVDVVDTAIAQVAEEIGERPGIRQMGQVMKAATALAGGKADGSRLSHAVKSRL
- a CDS encoding penicillin-binding protein → MGKLAGSSALAGVLLAGVMFPLAGGFGFMSNRAADTVDNVSAELVEGTVPAVSTMVDSAGNPIAWLYEQRRFEVPSEKISNEMKLAIVSVEDRRFPEHKGVDWQGTMRAFLTNTTSGEVQQGASTLDQQYVKNYQLLVVAKTDAERRAAIETTPARKIREIRMALTLDKELTKDEILTRYLNLVPFGNASFGIQDAAQTYFGIDASELNAGQAAMLAGMVQSSSALNPYTNPEGVLERRNVVLDTMIANIPDRASEFRALKETPLGVLPEPNRLPRGCIAAGDRGFFCDYALQYLANAGISREQIDKGGYLIKTTLDPAVQASTKAALTANARPNLDGIANVMNVVQPGQDSHRILAMGSSRTYGLDANASETVQAQPYSLAGHGAGSIFKIFTTAAAMEKGLGTSAVLDVPGRFEARGMGSGGARGCPAATYCVENAGRYPAALSVTDALAQSPNTAFVKLIQATGVAPTVDMAVRLGLRSYAQPGTSGFDERSMADFQKDQNLGSFTLGPTWINPLELSNVAATLASHGKWCPPTPIDSVFDREGKPVSVTQQACEQVVEPGLADTLTNAMSKDDKPGGTSAAAAGSVGWTLPMAGKTGTTESHMSSGFLGFTNNLAAAVYVFGDSPTPGEICSSPLRPCGDGNLFGGNEPARTWYAAMNPIVNNFGPTTLPPVDQKYVRGSQNGQVPDVVGLSQSAATSRLQAAGFTVNAVTTQAQAAKGTVTGASPSGSAIPGSTITIYVSDGSVRAAPQQVPGQGIPLPPIQLPGLPPIQLPPIPR